In Aedes albopictus strain Foshan chromosome 3, AalbF5, whole genome shotgun sequence, the following are encoded in one genomic region:
- the LOC134289573 gene encoding trichohyalin-like, which produces MSSRGSGSTSSAESTNSYPSLYRSFPSQRTSIGSSSSSALSITSSSTTPSQSVSKILNVPQRETTCSTIPPRLKWDREAPAPNRPYDSRNFDAPFKPLQPYLSELGGLGVPPRKPCHSPKPDPFRKRTHVDEIFHKRVTDAGAFSITEQPKTNVCLQMKSPEIEEVAVEAVKSVILADNINSDANSSSETSESDGDLSEMSWSAFQQQPMRNEVLKQCKRSFFQARKELFKLRQYEDYLEEKNRQPEEVESWEISSESTVQSEESLEEDFLGKKAEEIVVVEPSETVDEYKPTEIMHEDDKPHLQEHEQSYMDRIREHMWSKYEAKEQQEKEDQAEREQSPEPLDEEEVLKNLPKQDYLNLKKHELRQQLADRLEEINLSMKREPKELPQTTVQFEKYTDELMRGRRELRDEALLVDEHYKKAGLEIDVPEKDLELRKFRAEDHKSQTEESEAEEDEEKLTDAEEEPIVHTCMTRLEWARWIGRCTKLEKLKLPQVKIPRLPRVVHESEQSPIRMYIKGLHKEDKELKREKKSSQESLPAVDAKHREPKAVKWQLKEMLYDKPKEYRISKFVPYKPPIRPFPELAKDRYKVSQAGRRRRRDRRKNHMDWIDQLVEEICHRNYL; this is translated from the coding sequence ATGTCATCCCGCGGATCTGGCTCCACGTCCTCAGCCGAGAGCACCAACTCCTACCCCAGTCTGTACAGATCTTTCCCAAGCCAGCGAACATCAATCGGTTCATCATCGAGCTCGGCCTTATCCATAACCTCTTCCAGTACAACACCATCTCAATCAGTTTCCAAGATCCTCAACGTCCCACAACGTGAAACCACCTGCTCTACGATTCCACCTCGTTTAAAATGGGACCGCGAAGCTCCAGCACCGAACCGTCCTTACGATTCCCGAAACTTTGACGCCCCATTCAAACCTCTCCAGCCGTACTTGAGCGAACTTGGAGGTCTGGGCGTCCCGCCTCGTAAACCATGCCACTCACCCAAACCGGACCCGTTCCGGAAGCGAACTCACGTAGACGAAATCTTCCACAAGCGTGTCACGGATGCCGGCGCCTTTTCCATCACCGAACAACCCAAGACAAATGTTTGCCTTCAGATGAAATCACCGGAAATCGAGGAAGTTGCCGTGGAAGCCGTGAAAAGCGTGATCCTTGCGGACAATATCAACTCCGATGCAAACAGTTCGAGTGAGACATCCGAGTCGGATGGGGATCTGTCGGAGATGAGTTGGAGCGCGTTCCAACAGCAACCAATGCGGAATGAAGTGCTGAAGCAATGCAAGCGATCGTTCTTTCAAGCCCGGAAGGAACTGTTTAAGCTGCGACAGTACGAAGATTACCTGGAGGAGAAGAATAGACAACCGGAAGAGGTGGAGTCGTGGGAGATATCGTCGGAAAGTACTGTGCAAtcggaggaatcgctagaggaggATTTTCTAGGGAAGAAAGCAGAAGAAATAGTGGTCGTAGAACCAAGCGAGACAGTCGATGAATACAAACCAACGGAGATTATGCACGAAGATGATAAACCGCACTTACAGGAACATGAGCAGTCTTACATGGACCGGATTCGAGAGCACATGTGGAGCAAGTACGAGGCGAAGGAACAACAGGAGAAAGAGGATCAAGCCGAGCGGGAACAATCACCGGAACCATTGGATGAAGAGGAAGTTCTGAAAAACCTTCCGAAGCAAGATTACTTGAATTTGAAAAAGCATGAATTGCGGCAGCAGCTAGCTGATCGCTTGGAGGAGATCAATCTTTCGATGAAGCGGGAACCGAAGGAACTTCCCCAGACGACGGTTCAATTTGAAAAGTATACGGATGAGCTGATGCGAGGACGCAGAGAATTGCGCGATGAAGCCTTGCTGGTCGATGAGCATTACAAGAAAGCTGGCTTGGAGATCGACGTTCCAGAGAAGGATCTAGAGCTGCGAAAATTTCGAGCTGAGGACCACAAGAGTCAAACGGAAGAGTCGGAAGCGGAAGAAGATGAGGAGAAGTTGACAGACGCAGAAGAAGAACCAATCGTGCATACTTGCATGACGCGACTAGAGTGGGCACGTTGGATAGGTCGGTGCACTAAATTGGAGAAGCTGAAGTTACCGCAGGTGAAAATTCCTCGCCTACCGAGGGTGGTTCACGAATCGGAACAAAGTCCGATAAGGATGTACATTAAGGGATTGCACAAAGAAGATAAAGAGTTGAAACGAGAGAAGAAATCAAGTCAGGAGTCATTACCAGCAGTAGATGCAAAGCACAGGGAGCCGAAAGCTGTCAAGTGGCAGTTGAAGGAAATGTTGTACGACAAGCCGAAGGAATACAGGATTTCCAAATTCGTACCGTACAAGCCACCGATACGGCCGTTTCCCGAGTTAGCAAAGGATAGATACAAAGTGAGTCAGGCGGGTCGTAGAAGACGACGCGATCGGCGAAAAAACCACATGGATTGGATCGATCAGTTGGTGGAAGAAATTTGTCATCGAAATtatttgtaa